The DNA sequence AAACataatatcattttaattttcttgatAAATTTGTTACATGTTGCTGGGAAATGCCTAGTTTGATTTTCAAATTACATTTGATTTCTGAGTTCTGCAGAAACTACACTACATGTTACTCAAAGATCTAATGGAAGAAAAACGGTTAAACCTTAGCCAGCCACTTCTATCGGTGCGGCGATACTCATCGACAAAGTCCTCCAAAAGGAGCAAGAGAGATAGCAATTCATCAACAAGATTACCCTCTCCACCTTCATACAAATCAGATTTAAAGTCAGGTCCAGTTAGAACTGCAGGTGCTGTTCCATTTGTGTGGGAAAAAGCTCCTGGAAAACCAAAAGAACAGAGCAATTCACATAAGCATGGTCTAATCACTCCAAATCCTCCACCAGGGAAGGTTTCAAAGGTAAATAGGAAGCAATGTTTTGATGCAGTTTCGACTTGTGGAAGCAATAATGTTTCTGATTCTGTAAGGATTTCAGACAAAGAGGAAGTTAAGGAAAAGGAAAAGGTAGCAGGTTCTGATTCAGATGATGAGAATTTTGTAGATGCTCTTGAGACACTTTCAAGGACTGAATCATTCTTCATGAGCACTACTAGTGTTTTTGATGATCAAGAGGTCCTGGAACAATCTAGAAGCTTATCATCATTGTCCAGCAATCGCGATTTCATAATCGACAGGTTCTTGCCGGCAGCAAAGGCCTTGACATCCGGAACACAGCCATATGCATCATCCTTCAGGAAGACAATTGTAGGACAAGAACAACAACGAAAAGAGGTTAAGAAAGTTTTGAGACCAGAAATTTCCCTGCCTCTTAGTCAGCATAGGCCTAAAGCTCTGCCTTGTTATGGCGAAGATAAAACCGGAGACTGCAATGGAGCCGAAAACTTCACGGCCACTGGTTGTGGATTGTTTCCTAAGCTATGTCTTCTTAGTCCAATTGGAGGATCAAGAAATGAGGATAAGACTCAAAGTTCTGCAGTTCATGGAATGCAAGCAAAATCAGTTGCTTCCCATTGTGTCATGCACAAGAGAAGACCAGAGAAATGAAGGCAAAGagattaagaaataaaagaaaggaattttttgtttttttagaatAAACTATTTTGTACGCTTGTGTTTATAATACCATATACTTGGTTGGTTTCACAGGTAAATGCATAATAATGGTtcctttttattcaattcagcaTTGAATTCTTTTGTGTGCAGATCAAAATAACAGAATGTAACTTATGTATAAGCACATTATGTTCTGATTAATTTTAGCTAGGTGCCACGTGGCGTGTGGGATCGTGTAACAATGAAGGTGAAGAAATCATGGTACAGAGTACAGACAAATAAAGTGATTGTAATAATGATATACTATATGGTCCAAGACTATGgatgaaattaaaatttgttgcACAGGGCCAAAGGAAGAGACCAACCGTGTTTTACGTGTTAGGTCACTCAAGTGTATATATAAGATATGATCTTGTccatttctttatttcttctttaatttcttgctaatAAAATTAGGAATATGCTAAATCAAAACTTGAGGGATTACTTTAAACATTCCTTGTTAATATTGATATTTAATGTATGTTATACTTAAGAGAAAATACAGATTTATAGTGAGAGTAATTATAGTTTAGGCCTCTTgtggaaaaaaaattatgatttatgtCTGTGCTTGGGACTATAAGAATATTTGCGGAGAGTAACAGGAATGAATaaattctcctttttttttttttttttttaccaaatataggagactcgaacccgcaacctcttaattgagtatggggagactatgccatttgaactataactcattggcaatgAATAAATTCTCCTTGTACGTACTGAAGGGAGATTATATATAGTTATAATTATTGTCCCAAGATGAGAAGGATATTGCGACATTACCAAAATAAGGTAAAAACTCAAGTGCCatcgacttcatgtgaagttgataactgagagctgttagataaaaatttaatcaaatcagtcaaattatctaacagctctcaactatcaacttcacgtgaagtcgactgcagtTAAGTTTCCACCCCAAAACAATTGATTTAAGAAAAGAACATCGCCATGTTTCTCTGGTCCCCTAAATAAAGTAATAAACCTAGGTTGGAAgaagaaatgaaaaaataaaaaataaatgaacccTAGTATTGTTGTTGTAAAAATCAGACCGACCCGTCAGTCGAACCGAAATATCGGTCACCGGGCTACCAAACTGGATCGAGCGGCAATAGGAATATATGGTTATGAAAATCGGAATGGACCGGCTAGTTGAACCGGTCCAACCGTGAATTGAACTTTGATACAATTCGATCCACTGTCAAAACCCGCTCTATTCAAAATCGTTTTTGAACCGTTGAACCAGCTGATCAGACCGAACCAGAACCCGGCTGGTTCTAATGAAACGTCGACGTTTAAGGTTCTGTGCCTAGGGATCAAAAAATCCTCTTCCTCCTCGAGCCATTTCTGATTTTCCAGTTCCTCAGACTCTCTCAACTCTCAACCCTAGGTTATAGCCTTCGCCACCGCTGTAAGGAGAGACTCAGCGTCGCCGCCGTCCATTGTGCTCAGGGGCCATCGCCGCAGGGAGTGAGAAACTGCCATCGTTCGCTGGGTTGTGGTCGTGCTCCAAGCCTCCCCCTGTTCACTCTCACGGTCTCACCAATCTCAGCTTCTTCTTCGAGTTCGGTGTCCGACGTTGTCTTCTTCTACTCAGCCCCACTTCATATGGCTTCCCGTGGTGGCTCCGTAGACTGTGGTAACTAAGAAGATTATAGCTACTGCAAAAACTATTAGAAGCACCAAAACCCCAACAACTAATGCTACATTTCTACTACAGGAATAGGAacattgtttttcttcttcttaattgTTTCGATGTGTTGGTTGCATGATGATGCAGAACTACATAGGTATAGATTTTGCCCCACAATAGtattttcaattaaaataaaatgattaaaattagataaagaaTTAAGAATATCTTTGATTACTAGTCATTAGAAACTTTAGACTTTGGATTTTTGACTATTTGCCtagttctgaaaaccgaaccggaccgaCCAGTTCAACCAGATTAACGGGGAATCGATCACTAAGCCGGTTCGATTAGCTTTATAAACcgtttagcaaaaaaaaaaaacgatcaAAATACCGGCCGAACCGGTAAACCGCTGAAACCGGCCGATTTTTTAAAGGATTTCCGGTTCGAAAACCCCTCCAAACGGCGCCGTTTTaattcctaaaaaaaaaaaaaaaaaaatctaaatcccCATTCCCCACCGCACCCAAGCGAAGCCCCATTCCTCTCCTCTCTGAAACTGAAGTGAACATTTGAAATTTATAGCACAGAACCCTAGCCCTCCAGCTCTCCATCCCCGCAGCCACCGCAGCCCCGCAACCACCGCATCCCCGCATCCCCCACAACCCCGCAGCCACGCTTCGTTGTCATAGCCGAACTCGTCTCCACTGGGTAGAGGCATCGCGTGCGGAAGCTCCGTCGCTTTCGCAGGAGCTGTGTCGCCGTTGTAGGAACCTCCGTCGTCTCTTCTGTTCGAGCTCTATCTCTTTGTGTTTGCCGGTGTCGTCGTCTCCTCTGTCGTCTCCATCACTCCCCTTCCTTCTCGCTGCCGGTAAGCACTGTGACTTCGATTTTGGTAATACTGTGTTCGCCGGTGTCATCGCTTCCTCGTCGTCTCCTCTGTGTTTCCTGATTTTACTGTTGTTAATAATTGAGTTGCTGCTTTAGGGTTTGTCATTCTGAATTACAGATTTTGTcaatttttgcttattttgtttTGCTGAGTTGCCTATGTTTATGAAACTGGAGTTGGTTATGCTGATTCTCAGATTCTGAATtgctatttttgttgattttggaGCGTGATTGCCAGGATAGAACTTTTGTTTCTGTTgcattcttttttctattttgttgattGTAACGATTGTgagttgttgtttttgtttttttttttattttgtttttgttgattataataattctgagttgttatttttattattatgattttggAATAATTTGTTGATTATGATCTGTGGCGCGGCTGCTGGTGTTCTGCTGCCTTTCGCGCACCAGTAGGTGGTGtcctctttgcccttgaagaggCAGCTTCATGGTATCTATCTATTTCTGCTTAGACTATTCATTCTTACTCTCTCAATCTCATACTATCTATAGCTTGTAAATTTGATATTGAGGGAAAGAAAAACTTACTTACCAATCCAATTTTTCTAACATTCTCTATAAAATGTTAACTAGATGTAAGAGTTTACGTTGCTTTGATCATCAATGTGTAAAAAGAGTAGCAAACAAAGATGTTACATAGCATAGCCTGAAAACTcatcattttctttgtttttctttaggtGGAGGAGTGCTCTTTGGTGGAGGACATTTTTCACCACAGCAGTAGTTGCTATTGTTTTAAGAGCTGCAATTCAGCTTTACGCCACCAGGAAATGCGGCTTATTCGGAGAAGGTGGTCTGATAATGTATGATGTTGGTTCTTCCCAAGGTAACATACAGCGCCGGCGACTTACTAGCAGCAATACTATTGGGGGTCATTGGAGGAGTTCTTGGAATTAATAAGTAATTGATTATCTAAGTTATTTCTTTTGGTCTTAAAAGGTATGAAACTCAACATCTTAGCTCTATTGATGAAAGATTATaggttgaatttatatatttgaaattatatataggttttttaataattttatttaatatttaattaaaccggttgaaccccggtcgaaccagtgaaccagtaaaccagtaactttaccggtttattgaccggtccggttctcgcaaccttgctaTTTGCTATTAACTAAGAATGCATGCCTCAATAATAGTGAACCTTTAATTTCTTTGATCTATTAAGGAGTTCACTGGGAACTAAACCAGTGAAGTTGTATTCTCCAAGTTTCTGCGAAAATAGAAATTGCTATGACACCCTTTTCTCTTTTATAACCAAATAAACTGTACTTATCATCTAAACAGGGGattaacttataaaaattttagtgATTGTAGCTGTATCAGAAAAATAAGGTATAGATCCACTTAAGCTATTATTTGATTAATCACTATTATGTCAACTTGACAGTAATTGTGTGCGAAGTTTGAATGTTGTTAATTTCACATTGCAAAGTTTGAACTTGTGATTTTAATTTACTGATTATTGATTTTGAATGTATTGTGATTATTGATTTTGAATGTATTGTGATTATTGATTAATGATGTGTTGCTGAGTTGTTgtgtttgttttattgttttgtgATTTAATTTTTACTCAGATTGTGATGCCTTGGTGATTTATTGATTTCAATTATGGATAATAGTATGAACCAAGAAACATTTGCGAATATCCATCTGTGGATAATAATTTTGGCTGCAAATCTTCCCATTTCGAACGATACGGCTAATCTTAATGCAGGGAAGATGAATAACTGGTAGTGGTTGTAACGGAAGCAATTTAACTAACTTCCTTCGATGGAATCTCCTCTTTCTCTTGAATTCTGGAAACAGCATCATGGGTTTGCTTAACCTAAGGCTCAATTATAATGCTTCTTCTGCTGCTATTCACTCTCCTTTCTCTTTCAACAATCACTCATCTATCACACTTTCTTCTGATAAGTTCATTTCTTTCCTCATTTCATTTCATGTAATCATATATTCAtgttctttttctctttcataattagttgctctttttattcattaaaaaattaatttgcttatttatttattaattcaatttgcatacttatttatttatttatttataattatgttttagagtgtttatttataatttattatttttattataaaacgatttTTCCGGTTAGACGACGGTTAAACCGGTTGGACCAGTAAACCAATGAACCAATgactagagcggttcgatgactggtccggttttcagaaccttgatcaGACTTGCATCCCCAACCTCAGTCGcgctctcactctcactctcacagGCTCTCACACTCTCACCTCTCTACCTCACTCACCTTCACCACACGGTCACCGCCTCGTCTCCGCGCCTCTCGCCGGAAACTCTGCCTCATCTCCGTGCCGCCAGTTGTTGATCGCATCTGCTTCGTCCGCGTCCCTGCTCGCCTCCGTCTGTGTTGTCCTGGCCGTGTTGGCTCCGCTGTGGCACGCCTTCTCTGCATCCGCCTCCGCCTCGTGCCTCCTCTGTCTCTTCTTCCTCCGTCTCTGTTGCCCTCGTGTTGGCTCCCTCCTCTGCCGGGTCTGCTCTGCTTGTGCCGGAGCCCTGCTCATGCGGCCACCATCTCCTCGCCGGTGGCCTGCCTCTGCAACGGTGGAACAGCCCCAACCCGTCCCTGACTGCTGACTTTTGTTCTACTTCTAGCCTTCTGCAGTGGAgaggtgagtttttttttttttaaagttattcTATGTTACTTTTTTTGGACTTGATTTTTGCTGTTTTAATGTAGGTTTAGAAGAGACAAATTGATGCTAATTGTATTTGTACTTAAAAATGATTGATTAATTTGTAATAGGTTTAGATAATTGTAAAACTCAAgttcaaaaaattaatatatatttatagatgATGGTGCAATGGTGCATTTGGAGTTACAATTGAATAAATAACATGACTTGGATGTTAGCATAATTTGACATCAGTAACCTGTGTAGTTCTATCTTAGCACATCATAGTTTAACTTGTGCATTTATGTAAATCCCGAGAGCATTATGGGCAAGCATGTGAACATAAGATGTTTGTCCATTACAAGAATGCTCAAGTTATTTGATTACTTCATGGATATGCAGTATAAACCTTGTCCACTTATGCAATACTGAAGATAAATTCTGTCATTGATGTACAAGGATGCGTCATGTACAATTTTCATTAATGGAAAATGGATCCCTGTTGGAAATGATATATAGAAATTCTCAATAGTCAACCTTTTATCATGTGGTTTCTTTCTTTCAGAGAGTAATGGAAGATTACTTGCCCCACACATTTAGTATCATCTGTTGTAAATGTGGATGATTTTGACTTACATTGTCTTTGCTTATATCCTATGAGCTCCaaatatggatttttttttttttagtgaaaATGGATGGGTCAAAACCAAACCATTAGTCCatttatatgataaaaattgtATTTGAAAAGTTCAGTTCATAGATGGCCCAATTAATAAATATGACCTCCATTAAGAAATAAATGTCCACTTTTGaaattttactttttcataaataattgaACGTGATGGCTAATGGATTAATGAACGATTTTACAACCTTAACAgatttatatatgatatatggATGAGGCCAAGGCAATTGTAACAAAATTGCAAGCCTCATTTTTATATGGTGATTTTATTGCCTCTTACTTGTACTTGTACATGCTTTTCATTTGTTTTGCGATTTTGAAAATTCTATTTCTTTTTGTTTGGCAATGTTGATTTCTCATTTTCATATTTTGTTATTTGACTCATTCAGGCTGCAGCTTGGTACAATTGAAGCTGCTGAAGTTTATATTTCAATGATTTGCAATTAAAGGACTATCTTTAGCTTGATATGTCTCTTATGGGTTAAGAACTGTGGCAAGATGGATTTAATTTCCAAACATATAAGATCATGGACGAAACACAAGAAGATGCAGACCCATCAGACCAAGGGTCCTCTAATGTTTGATGGTGGCCTTCTGACTTTGTTGAAAAATTTGGATCTGTTTCATCGGCCTTAAACAATAAAGAACCCCGTAGACATTCTGGTAATGATATTTTGTCACCTAGAAAGCATCAGAAATTCTCTGGAGCACAGGAATTCAACAAGATCCAATTCCAAATGAATTTTATTCAATCATTCCGGTGAGGATTTATTATGCCATTTTTATTTGGTTGTAGTTTTACATTGTTCAATAGTGATTCTCATCCATGAATCACGACATGCAAGCATGAGTTGCGTGCGCGAGGCCAAAAAACTCCATGCCCGCATTGTGAAGACCAAAGGATCTTGGCACTCAGACAACTCCTCCATTCTCTCACTCTACACCAACCTTAACCTCTACCAGGATTCAATCCTCCTTTTCCGTTCCCTTCGTTCCCCTCCTCCTCTTGCTTGGAGCTCCATCATCAAGTGCTACACTTTTCATGGCTTCTTCCACCATTCCTTCTCTTCCTTTAGTCAAATGAGGGCACTTGGCATTCGCCCTAACCGCCACGTCTTCCCTTCTCTCCTTAAAGCCTGCACCCTCTTGAAGGACTTCTACCTTGGCCAATCTCTTCATGCTTGCATCCTTCGCCTCGGCTTCGATTTTGATTTGTACACAGCCAATGCCTTGATGAATATGTAttctaagtttcatggcttgtgGGGCTGTGCAGGTAAGGTGCTTGATGGATTGTCTGAGAGAGGCAAAGCCAACTGCAGCACCATGGTTGCTGTCACTATGAACATAGATAATGTCAGAAAGGTATTTGATAGAATGCCTGTGAGGGATGTTGTTTCTTGGAGCACTGTCATCGCCGGAAATGCTCAAAATGGCATGTATGAGGAAGCGTTGGCCTTGGTCAGGGAGATGGCTAGAGCCCACTTGAAGCCTGATGCCTATACTTTGTCAAGCATTCTCCCTatctttgcagagcatgctgATCTTATTAAAGGAAAGGAGATTCATGGATATgctatcagaaatgggttggatgcGGATGTTTTCATCGGAAGCAGCTTAATTGACATGTACGCAAAATGTACTCGCGTCGAATACTCGCTTCGTTCCTTCTACCTCTTGCCCAAGAGGGATGCTATTTCTTGGAACTCTATCATTGCAGGCTCTGTGCAGAATGGTAAATTCGATCAGGGGCTCATGTTCTTCCGCCAAATGTTGAAGGACAAAGTCAAACCCATGCATGTTTCCTTCTCCAGTGTAATACCGGCTTGTGCTCACTTGACTACCCTCAGTTTGGGGAAACAGATCCATGGATATATTATTAGAATTGGATTTGATGATAATAAATTTATAGCGAGCTCTCTGATGGATATGTATGCCAAATGTGGCAACATCAAGATGGCTagatatatttttgacaaaatagAGGCAAATGACATGGTATCATGGACCGCCATCATTATGGGATGCGCTATGCATGGCCATGCTCTTGATGCAGTTTTCTTCTTTGAGCAGATGCTAATGGATGGAGTAGAACCCAACTATGTGGCATTTATGGCTGTTCTAACGGCTTGCAGTCATGCAGGGTTGGTAGATGAAGCTTGGAAGTATTTCTACAGTATGGAACAGGAGTTTGGTATTACTCCTGGCCTGGAGCACTATGCTGCTGTTGCCGACTTGCTTGGCAGAGCTGGAAGATTGGAGGAAGCCTATGACTTTATCTGCAGAATGAGAGTTCAACCAACCGGAAGTGTGTGGTCGACATTGTTGGCTGCTTGTAGGGCTCATAAGAATGTTGAATTAGCCGAGAAGGTTCTCGACAAGATAATTTTGGTCGATCCTGAAAACATAGGTGCTTATATTTTGATGTCAAACATCTATTCATCAGCTCAAAGATGGAAAGATGCTTCAAAGTTGAGAACCTACATGAGGAAAAAGGGCTTGAAGAAGACTCCAGCATGCAGCTGGATTGAAGTTGGAAACAAAGTCCATACTTTTACGGCTGGAGATAAATCACATCCATATTACGACAAAATAAACGAGGCATTGTATGTATTATTGGAGCAGATGGAGAAA is a window from the Arachis hypogaea cultivar Tifrunner chromosome 17, arahy.Tifrunner.gnm2.J5K5, whole genome shotgun sequence genome containing:
- the LOC112766953 gene encoding uncharacterized protein; its protein translation is MLLKDLMEEKRLNLSQPLLSVRRYSSTKSSKRSKRDSNSSTRLPSPPSYKSDLKSGPVRTAGAVPFVWEKAPGKPKEQSNSHKHGLITPNPPPGKVSKVNRKQCFDAVSTCGSNNVSDSVRISDKEEVKEKEKVAGSDSDDENFVDALETLSRTESFFMSTTSVFDDQEVLEQSRSLSSLSSNRDFIIDRFLPAAKALTSGTQPYASSFRKTIVGQEQQRKEVKKVLRPEISLPLSQHRPKALPCYGEDKTGDCNGAENFTATGCGLFPKLCLLSPIGGSRNEDKTQSSAVHGMQAKSVASHCVMHKRRPEK
- the LOC112764712 gene encoding putative pentatricopeptide repeat-containing protein At3g23330 yields the protein MSCVREAKKLHARIVKTKGSWHSDNSSILSLYTNLNLYQDSILLFRSLRSPPPLAWSSIIKCYTFHGFFHHSFSSFSQMRALGIRPNRHVFPSLLKACTLLKDFYLGQSLHACILRLGFDFDLYTANALMNMYSKFHGLWGCAGKVLDGLSERGKANCSTMVAVTMNIDNVRKVFDRMPVRDVVSWSTVIAGNAQNGMYEEALALVREMARAHLKPDAYTLSSILPIFAEHADLIKGKEIHGYAIRNGLDADVFIGSSLIDMYAKCTRVEYSLRSFYLLPKRDAISWNSIIAGSVQNGKFDQGLMFFRQMLKDKVKPMHVSFSSVIPACAHLTTLSLGKQIHGYIIRIGFDDNKFIASSLMDMYAKCGNIKMARYIFDKIEANDMVSWTAIIMGCAMHGHALDAVFFFEQMLMDGVEPNYVAFMAVLTACSHAGLVDEAWKYFYSMEQEFGITPGLEHYAAVADLLGRAGRLEEAYDFICRMRVQPTGSVWSTLLAACRAHKNVELAEKVLDKIILVDPENIGAYILMSNIYSSAQRWKDASKLRTYMRKKGLKKTPACSWIEVGNKVHTFTAGDKSHPYYDKINEALYVLLEQMEKEGYVLDTSEALHDVDEEHKRDLLLTHSERLAIAFGIISTPAGTTIRVIKNIRVCVDCHTAIKFIAKIVNREIIVRDNSRFHHFKNGSCSCGDYW